A region of the Sarcophilus harrisii chromosome 3, mSarHar1.11, whole genome shotgun sequence genome:
acaacaaagaagaaacaccaaaaagagaagaaaaacatccttaaaaaattcagggaaaatgaaaaaaattttaaaatacgtttttattaaaataagaaaataatgcaaaaaagtagttatactacaaaaaaaaatgttacagagCAACTGTAACACCTAAAGTGCCAGAAGCAAAGTTGTTGCCAAAAGAAACAATGTAAGAGACACTGAAAGACAACAGCaagtaaattaaagaaatattcaaagaaaataagaatgaataCAAGTAAGAAAACCACACCACCAGATAAAAGAAAAGCttacagaaattttaaaagtcagaatgAAAACGCAGTTGTAAACCTCAGGGGCTCACAGACACTAATAATCCCTGTTGCCAGCAGTTTGACACTTTGTGGCATTCTGAGGGTGCTATAGCTGTCCCTGCTTCTCCAGATACTAGAGCCCTTCAGTTCCTAACCAATGGCAGCAAGATGCCTGGGACCCCCCAAGCACTGCCTGAAAAGCACATAAAGTAATCAtcaccttccctcccctctcagCATCAGCCTTCTTAGCAAAAGGGATTCTGGCTTGGCAGAGGTCCAGCCTACAAGGAGGAGAGCTCAAATTACAAGAGCCTTACAGTCAGTCTGTCTCTTTTGAAGAGATCCAGTGAAAAAACTTACTAGAGTTATTGGACTTTTACTGTTGCAAACCtactaattcaattcaacaaacatttactaagttttctctctgtctctgcatatatgtatagatgtatacatatatacagtgcacatacatacatattgtacatataaaacatatgcatgtttataaatatacacacagacactcaTATATGCTGATATAAAGATGCCACATCCCACCCCATCCCAGTCTAAATAGTTCttatcttcaaagagcttactttctacaggagggaaataatatgtaaaaagctAATTAAATACAACTATTTACAAATTTATTGTTAAGGGTCTTTGCTAACAActgaagatgacagaaaaggcCAACTTTTATTTATTGATAAAGATAGCAAAAGATTATTTGCTAAATATGGACACTTTGCAGTGGTCTATTATCAACCAGACCAATGGATTCTGATTAATTTAACTTGAATCTGAGCTAGTTTAatctgcaaaaaaagaaaattattcttccaGCAGAGGGAGACACACACTACTCCCTTCTCTGTACAGTATTTTTTGACTTCCCTTTCCattgaattattttaatcaacaaatttgtatttattgaaAAGCTTGTGATTGTTAATGAGAAAGGAAGACATTGTTGATTTTCTTTAGTGTTAGAGGTAAGAAAAGCCCTTGAATGATGATGCAGtgaagattttgttgttgttgacaaCTCTTCTAGAAACTATATGATGGAGAGGGAAACTTTTGCATAAAACTCCCGATGTTTCAAAGGAGAGAAAATCCTCCATGTTTTGCCCCACCTGTCACCTTAGAGATTAATTATGTTTAGAATGGAAGTCTttagatgaaatggaaaaaaaaaacccacaaagggCACAAGttgaaaaaaaagcatgaaagattctttaaaaactaGCTGGAAAGTGAAATGAAAGATGTGTATCAAAAACATGAGATGAATCTTTTAAACATGGATCCAGGAAAAACTAAAATGTATGAAAGACCTTCAGAATAGAGGAAtgcagaaatacaaagaaatagagtTAAAACTCTGTGTTACTGTAGAGATGAGAAATGTCCAAGCAAACAATATGCCAGAAGTCTACCAGTTAGTGATTATTTTGGAACCTGAACTtctgaaaggatttttttctcaattttttttcaaggagcAAAAATACACTTTCTCTATTTCCCTTCCCTATAATGGGGAGAAAACCCTAAAATTAAAACCTTGCAATCAATATTGTTAAGGAATCAGGAGTCAAGAGtctggagaacctgagttcagatatgaaTTCAtatccttattagctgtgtgattccagacaagtcatttaatcttatttgcctccaaaaaactgaaaaccaaaccaaaaaaaccacccccaaaccccaaaccccaaaccaaaaataCATTTAGGTAAAAGAAACTTCCACATTAGCTCTGTCCCCAAAATTAGCATGTATTGTTTAACTCTGAGTCCATTACCACTCTGGAGGTACATGCAttatcatcagtcctctggaatcaagCTTAGTCATTGTGTTGATTAGAATGCTCAAGTCCTTCAAAATTGGTGGTCTTTGCGATGTTGTTTGTATAAATTGTGATCTTAATTCTaatcacttcattctgcatcagacCATGCAAAtttctccagatttctctgaaacaattcccttcatcatttcttatggcacaataatactGCATTACTTTTATATTCCatcatttgttcagtcatttccaaataGATGAGCACCCCCTtaacttccagttccttgccaccacaaaaaaaccCCCCAGCaatcaaaatttttatacatatgggttCTTCACCTCCTTCTTTGAAATCTTTGAGGTAGCTTAATAGTGATATCACTGAGCCAAAGGATTTATGCAGTTTAGTAACTTTGAGAGTTGGTTGtatattgctttctaaaatggctGAATCTAAGAcgattctgaaggatttatgatgaaaaaatactatccatctccagagaaagagctgatgaaGTCTGAAGGCAAATTGAAacatgctttttctttatttattttttcctgtctgttttctttcacaacatgactaacatggaaacaCATTCTGCACAACTGtctataatcaaaattgtttatcttctcaataaggggaggaagggaaggaaagaatctggaactcaaaagtattttaaaaacaaatgtttttaatgtaattgagaaaaaataaaaacataaaataaaattgctgTATTAACTCATAGTTCCACCAGGAGTACATCAGTGTGCTTATTTTTCTATAGCCTCatcaaaacttttcattttctttttttctctcaagtttGCCAGTCTAACTTGAGAGTTACATTAAcgtgcatttttctaattattagtgatttggagcactttcaATGGttttttaacttgtatttctttttttttatgaaactGCTTAcccaagatgaatacagagaggctcggaaagacttacatgaattgatgctgagtgaaatgagtctgagacaaagagagaaccaggagatcattatacacttcaacaacaatactgtatgaggatgtattctgatgtaagtggctatcttcgacaaagaaaagatctaattcagttccaactgatcaatgatggacagaatcagctacactcagagaaggaacactgggaaatgagtgtgaattgtttgcatttttgtttttcttcccaggttatttttaccttttgaatccaattcttcctatgccaCAAGAGAaatgttaggttctgcacacatatattgtgtctagaatatactataacatatttaacatgtataagattgcttgccatctaggggagggagtggagggagagaagggaaaagtcagaagagAAGTAAGttcaagagataatgttgtaaaaaaattatccatgcaaatgtactgtcaataaaaagttataataataaaaaaagaaactgcttacccaaatcctttattttttctaaattttaaacatttttttatttaaaattttgagttccaaattctatttcttcctccctcttacctctcccctttccctgagATAATAAGCAATTGGTTATGTTGACCCAGATGGACCAGAGAACTTGGccatcatgtaaaatatttccatattatttgactatttttcaattgaggaGTGACTTATGAATTTGATTTGGTTCCTTTCAAtcagtattttgaaaatgagatctttgctGCAACTAGTTTTTTGTCCAATTAATTctttactttcaaattttaaattaacttCATGAGTTTATTGGTgcaagaacttttaaattttatataataaaacattccttttaattttctgtaACTCTCTCTATTCCTTGTTTGGTCATTAAACTGTGTCCTGATCCATGgatatgaaagataatttctcttttctactaCCTTGTCTATGATGACACTTTTCATGACTAAGTCATGTATCTATTCAGAACTTATATGGTATGAAATGTTAGTCTATATTTAATGTCTGCAAGTTTGGGGGAGGAATTTTGTGAAGATTTTTGGGAAATAAACTGCCTAGAGATCCTATCACTCTGTACATTCATCCCAATAtatgttaagatcgtgtattttaagatcagcacgagacaggaattcaggttaggggaaaatcgtcagtctttattctcagtgaagaaggatcggaggtggaagagaatcggcgatagcaatgtgtgcagttgagtcaagaagctagctagaccagcagccacacaaccagcagctcggagtctcgaacccagcccaatgtCTCTCCACTTGTCTTCCttgctctctctctgcctccacccaccaaaatcgtcatttcctatacaacacatcaggacttgcacggagagtgggcagggaccattctttatccaatcatgtatattaatagagtatagcccaattactatctagcctcatgtacttgggacctcagtgcatcagctcaaacctcagcccattaagAAGTCAGATTTGGACTCTGCTTTCTCAGCTTCTCAGCTTCTCCCTCTTTTAACATCTTTCTCTTAGAAAGCTTCATAAAACTCTTCCAATATGTCTTGGTTCCAAAATGTCAGTGGACTTCTGAGAGAGTATCTGCTCATTTCAATAGCAATACTGGGTTATTCTCTTAAGAAATACAATAGTACAGAAGAAAAGAGGACAAAATAATTTCCCAATCTGAGCTGGAAGAAAAGTGACACATCTAAGAGATAGAAATTACAGTTGGATGAGCTAACTGGATCATTAGTCTATGGAAACATGAGGGACTTCTTTGGCTCAGGGGACCAGAAATTGCTACAATGATGATGGTACAGAGAGTTCCACCAGCACCTATGAGTTGTTCTATGATGGGAAGTGACATTCACACTAAATGCTGGCCCTGGGActatatagaatcatagaagaaTGGGATCTAGAAATCCAGTAggttagagagagagacagacagagagagagagagagacagagagagagacagagagagacagagagaggaggaggaggaagaagaaggaggaggaggaagaaggaagagagaaggaggaggaggaggaggaggaggaggaggaggaggaggaggagaggaggaggaggaggaggagggaggaggaggaggaggaggaggaggagagaggaggagggagggaggaggagaggaggaggaggaggaggaggaggaggagagaggaggaggaggaggaggaggaggaggaggaggaggagggaggaggaggaggaggaggaggaggaggaggaggaggaggagagaggaggagagagagaggagaagaagaagaagaagaagaagaagaagaagaagaagaagaagaagaagaagaagaagaagaagaagaagaagaagaagaagaagaagaagaagaagaagaagaagaagaagaagaagaagaagaagaagaagaagaagaagaagagacagggggagggaaggagggagaaacagagacagacagaaacagacagagctagacagagacagagacaaagagagagcatttcataaaaaacagaaacaaataaaacCCCTTGTGCTTCAAGTAAATAGAAAAACTGATTTCAGAGACACaatgagctttttatttttctaataaccACCTGATGATATTGGCCAAAAATTGAACACTATGTTCAATACATAGAGATTGACTGAATTtaccaatgtaataaaaaattattagagtTAGAAATATAAGGAACCAAATAGATGAGGGAACATTGGGGAAGCTTCAGAGTTTTCCACTGGTCTCAAGTTGTTACCAGATGCAAAAAGCCACCATTTTGATTCCAGTATTGTCTAATGATGGTGGTGGAACTACAGATCATGAAATATCACAGTTTCAGAGGGGTCAAAATTGCAGGTTTCCATGTTCTCAAAGGAATGGTAAAATACATGGGGAAAGTATGTTTCTTttaattcatattaatttttcAAGACTTGAAAAGTATTTTAACTGTTCCATAATAGTTTCCTTCATAATGAAGACTTCTTTAATGCAAACTATCTGAAAACAAATACAGCAGAGGATTTTTCTATTGAAATATCTGACTTAAAATTAACTAAACATCTGAAGTCAATCAAATGATAATCCATACACATTCATATGGCTTTTATTTAATTGCCATAATACTAATTGATTTAACTTGTTTTCAGTTGGACAAAGCTTTTGTGTATGggaatattttttgtctttatattctcttgCTTTCTGTGATCTAAGCAGCACCAACTATTGGACTAGTTGATCCCTCCTTTATTAGGTGGAGGCAGTTAATAACTAATGTGGAAAGATTTCTTCAGATGATTACTTCTCCAATCTGTTCcaccaaaagcttttttttaaaaattcaaatgcatCCATTGTCAGCTTCATAATGTTTAATATATCTTTGAAGCTTATTCTAAGAAGGTGCTTTCAGATCCAATGACTTTGTCCCAAGTTACTCCATGATTGAAAACAACATGTTATTGTTTATGGCGACCTTACTGTGATACTGATCAAGAAATGAACATTGCATCCaataattagggaatgactgaacaaactaaGTTTTGTCAATGTAGTAGAAAACTACTAAAAATAGGAATATAAAGTTATATGGAAAGAAATATGtgttacagagaaaaaaaaaactttagttagAGAATAATGAATACATTGACCATAATTATATAAAAGACAATACAATTCTATAAATCCACAGAATTGGAAGCAGAAAGAAGGGGATcaaacaaaaaagttattttgttaaggttttctttttttaaacaatgaaatatttggattatagttttattcattattttgtttactAGAAGAGATTATTCAgttactataaattatttttaaaaattaaaaaaaatggacacaatgtttctttaaaaaaaatcaaacagactAATGGAGAGTGAACAATTTTCCTTACTATGTGTAGAAAGATCTGGTATCTAGTCAGTGCGTTGATTAGttaattagtcaataagcatttattaattgcttatcaTGTGCCaatgcattgtgctaagtgttgtcagtacaaaggcaaaaaataaaagaaatcaaaaccaaaacaaactaTCATTcctcctctcaaggagctcacagcaTCACATAACTTTTCCATGCATTCACATTCTTGGTAATTCTGTTGAATATGCTTTCATAGAATCTATGGAAATAGATTCTCCATAAAGAATTTACCCAGTGTGCTTTCCCCCCCTATTCTGAAGGGGTTCCACTTTCCCCTCCACTATCAACAGCACTGACTTGTTCTTATCGATAAGCAGGTAAAGTCTAAGAACTCTTGGAATGGCAGTGCCTCTCAAACAttggttttccttctaatctcatTCCCATGGACATCATTCTAGGTAACAACACTTGTAAGAATGTAATCAGACAATAGCTTCGGAGGATGCTACAGCCCCCATCTCCTCAACAGTCATTGCTTCCTACCTAAAGACCCAGAAAATAAAGTCCTTTATATTGATGTCCTTTACATTGTCAAATAGTTCAAAATTAGAAACATTATCTTCTCagggaaaaatatttcaatttattattaaaaagaggTGTTACTCCATCCTAAGGTTCATGAGTCCTTGGCATCTGATTTGCAGCTGCAATCTCTAAATTATATTATCTCCCTAATTGGAATATGAGCTTTTTTGAAGGTAGGAATTCTCtccacttttctattttttttttatcaccagtgcttaacacaatacTGTGTacacagtagatgtttaataaatgattttgttcattaattcctttattcacttaatctcttactttttaaaaaatattttggttttaatattcaatattaaaaaatcaaatattttcaacACGTGACTCATCTGCCCATTTTATTATTCCTTGATGTTATGCATAAATAGCTTATCTATTTTTTAGCATTATTCAGCACCCTTGATAATGTATTTTATGTCGCTTCTCAAAAACAAGTCAAAGGCAACCTATTTGcatttattatgtaattttctGTTGTCCTTTGAGTAACTTGCAACATTGATTCTTCTAAGATCATAATATTCAAGTCATGTAGCAAGCATCTCTAGGAGTGTTGATATTAAgaaaataggtttttttcttgcttccttttttttttttttttttaataaagaatacTTTTGATGGGAGATGGTGGCAGGAAAGTAGGAAAGTGGTGCTTAAGGGGAAAAGCTCTggcaaaagagggaaagggggagaagctTCTGAGAGTGAAGATGCAGATAAGAAGGCTTAGGGTACCAAAGGTGGTGGAAATGCAGTAAAAGTCCAACATATTCTATGTGAAAAGCATGGCAAAATCATGGAAGCCATGGAAAAACAGAAGGCTGGAATGAGATTCAATGAAGTTACCTCAGAATACAGTGAAGATAAAGCCCAGCttgggggaaatttggaatggATGACAAGGAGCTCTATGGTAGGTCCATTCCAAGGAGTAACATTTTCCTTGCCTGTCAGAAGCTTGAACAAACCTGTGTACACAGATCCTCCAGTGAAAACCAAATCTGGATACCCTATTATCATGgttaaagggagaaaataaactgtgataaatggggagggggggggaggaagaatacTTTTGATATGTAAGGTGTAGAATATTTTTCCAaagattttatagatttttttttaagtaggcaTATATTGGCAGATActaattgtcttctttttttaaacctatttttaGTAATATTGCCATCTGTAATATtgcttcattaaatttttttctgttctttagtttttaaaaacatattttttcattagcAATAATTCAccatctcttccccctcctcccaaaacccctgaaaaagaaagaaaagcaaaatttttgcaataaatatgtagtcaagcaaaacaaattgctTTATTGACCATATCTTAAAAATATATCTCAGTTTGCACTTTAAGTAGGTCTTAAGATACTTGCTTCTTTGTTGAGAGATGAGCAGAATGTTTCATCATATTTGgaataaaatggcaaatcatttcccaCCTGGCTGCATTACTCTAGACTTCTCTCTCATGCCCCAGGAATCTCTTCATCCTCCAAGAATCCTGAAACTTAAACCTTATCAATATCCTCTGCCCCTAAGGCTTCTTTCTCCCTCTGACTGGATGGGAAAAGTTTCTCTCATAATCTTTATTTAAGGATAGTGTCCGGGTCACTCCCCACTTGGCTGGTGCTATTTTGGATTTATCTATTCATCATGCTCTCCTTTGCACCCTTTCTTCCCCCAAACTCTTGCCTTTTGCcttccttttatatgttttcttcctcattagatttataaactccttgagggcagtactatattttgcttttctttgttttgctagcacttagcacaatatccgGCACATTGTAGGCAGCTAATAAATAGATATTGAAAAACTGGTCATTGCcttgatcagaattcttatatCTTTCAAAACTGTGATCCCAGTTCTAATcacttcatttggcatcagtttattaaatcttcctaggtttctctgaaacaattcccttcatcattttaaaaaatatatatatttaacatgttttttttttcccctcagttacatttaaaacaattttttacatttgtttttaaaacttttgagttccatattctctcccttcctactGGTAACTTtccacactctttttttttttttttttttgtgagttgCTGTAGCCAAAAGAATTCATTCCTTAATTGCCAACCTTATGGCAGTGAACTCCTCTAAATTTAGGCACATAATTTATCTATACTCAGGCCTATAGCTTGGTAAATTTTGTACAAGTTTGCTAAGTTAGCATAGCCTTCTAGGCCCCAGTGGAACATGGTACTGTGGAGCATTAGCAAATTTGAGGCAGCTGAGAGGCACAGTGAAGAGTGCTggactggagtcaagaaaacataagttcaaatcattcttcatatatacacatatgctgATCCAAATCATTAACCTTTTttgctcagcctcagtttccccatatgtaaaatagaataataatagcacttatcttgcAAGGTTTTTTGTTAATTAATCAGTAATCATCAATTAAAATCCCATTATGTGTCAAGTATAATAGCTATGGAGTCGAAGAATAATCCTCACCTCCAAGGACCTTACATTtcaacatgaaaataaaatcagataaatattttagaaaaggtttacaatttttttttcctgctgaggcaattgaggttaagtgacttgcccagggtcacacagctaggaagtgttaagtgtctgaggtcaaatttgaattcaggtcctcctgacttcagggctggtgctctatccactgagccacctaagtGCCCTTAGGTTGacaaattttaaagttctatataaatttttaacTTTAGCATTAAAAACagagttattcttttttttttttttatatctggctatttgatttctttctttcttttttttttttaatagccttttatttacaggatatatacatgggtaactttacagcattaacaattgccaaacctcttgttccaattttcacctcttaccccccctccctagatggcaggatgactagtagatgttaaatatattaaaatataaattagatacacaataagtatacctgaccaaaatgttattttgctgtagaaaaagaatcagactctgaattattgtacaattagcttgtgaaggaaatcaaaaatgcaggtgtgcataaatatagggattgggaattcaatgtaatggttttagtcatctcccagagttcttttctgggcatagctagttcagttcattactgctccattagaaatgatttggttgatctcggtgctgaggagggcctgatccatcagaactggtcatcatatagtaatgttgttgaagtatataatgatctcctggtcctgctcatttcactcagcatcagttcatgtaagtctctccaggcctttctgaaattatcctgttggtcatttcttacagaacagtaatattccataattttcatataccacaatttattcaaccattctccaactgatggacatccattcagtttccaattttagccactacaaaaagggctgccacaaacattcgtgcacatacaggtccctttcccttctttataatctctttgggatataatcccagtagtaacactgctggatcaaagggtatgcacagaaaAACAGAGTTATTCTTAATATATCTAGTTTATACATTTGGATTTTCATAAATTGGTCACTTCTTAAAATTGGTCCTaccgttatcaaactgtgcataccctttgatccagcagtgttactactgggattatatcccaaagagattataaagaagggaaagggacctgtatgtgcacgaatgtttgtggcagccctttttgtagtggctagaaactggaaactgaatggatgtccatcagttggagaatggctgaataaattatggtatatgaaaattatggaatattactgttctgtaagaaatgaccaacaggatgatttcagaaaggcctggagagacttacatgaactgatgctgagtgaaatgagcaggaccaggagatcattatatacttcaacaacaatactatatgatgaccagttgatggatcaggccatcctcagcaacgagatcaaccaaatcatttctaatggagcagtaatgaactgaactagctatacccagaaaaagaactctgggagatgactaaaaaccattacattgaattcccagtccctatatttatgcacacctgcatctttgatttccttcacaagctaattgtacaataattcagagtctgattctttttgta
Encoded here:
- the LOC100917585 gene encoding LOW QUALITY PROTEIN: peptidyl-prolyl cis-trans isomerase NIMA-interacting 4-like (The sequence of the model RefSeq protein was modified relative to this genomic sequence to represent the inferred CDS: substituted 1 base at 1 genomic stop codon); amino-acid sequence: MVVELQIMKYHSFRGVKIAGFHVLKGMNTFDGRWWQESRKVVLKGKSSGKRGKGGEASESEDADKKAXGTKGGGNAVKVQHILCEKHGKIMEAMEKQKAGMRFNEVTSEYSEDKAQLGGNLEWMTRSSMVGPFQGVTFSLPVRSLNKPVYTDPPVKTKSGYPIIMVKGRK